A part of Solicola gregarius genomic DNA contains:
- a CDS encoding sodium-dependent transporter, protein MVTDTDGMPAEEKKRGAFSSRRVFILAAIGSAVGLGNIWRFPYVAYDNGGGAFMIPYIVALLTAGLPFLMLDYGMGHRNRGSAPLSFARISRKGEPLGWWQVAICFVIAIYYAAIIGWASVYAIFSFDKSWGDDPATYFSVDFLEGGDPGISLDFVNGLLIPLVIVWVVLLVIMAMGVQKGIGMLSVIFIPILVVAFVALVVQALFLDGAGDGLNALFTPDWDALSNTDVWIAAYGQIFFSLSVGFGIMITYSAYVDRRENMTGSGLVVGFANSGFELLAGIGVFAALGFIASSTGGDPGEAAQGGGIGLAFIAFPTIINEAPAGAVLGVLFFVSLVIAGITSLISVIEVVIASVRDKFELPRIAAVLVVGVPAAIASVLLFSTTTSLYSLDIIDNFINQFGILLVAVVSMLALAWAFRVVPALAAHLNRNGSLKLGWVWRALVSVITPAALIWVLVDQFRKNIETTYGEGAYPDWMVNTLGWGVAGGVIVVGLLAALIPWRRQTSLEVPEEAPIDQPEEDVR, encoded by the coding sequence ATGGTCACGGACACAGACGGGATGCCGGCCGAGGAGAAGAAGCGCGGCGCCTTCTCGAGTCGTCGGGTGTTCATCCTCGCGGCGATCGGCTCGGCGGTCGGGCTCGGCAACATCTGGCGCTTCCCGTACGTCGCGTACGACAACGGTGGCGGCGCGTTCATGATCCCGTACATCGTGGCGCTGTTGACCGCCGGTCTGCCGTTCCTGATGCTCGACTACGGCATGGGCCACCGCAACCGCGGCTCGGCTCCGCTGTCGTTCGCCCGGATCAGCCGCAAGGGTGAACCGCTCGGCTGGTGGCAGGTCGCGATCTGCTTCGTCATCGCCATCTACTACGCGGCCATCATCGGCTGGGCGTCGGTGTACGCGATCTTCTCCTTCGACAAGTCGTGGGGTGACGACCCGGCGACGTACTTCAGTGTCGACTTCCTCGAGGGCGGCGATCCGGGGATCTCGCTGGACTTCGTCAACGGTCTGTTGATTCCGCTCGTCATCGTCTGGGTCGTCCTGCTGGTGATCATGGCGATGGGTGTGCAGAAGGGCATCGGGATGCTCTCCGTCATCTTCATCCCGATCCTGGTGGTCGCCTTCGTCGCACTCGTCGTGCAGGCGCTGTTCCTCGACGGTGCCGGGGACGGCCTCAACGCACTCTTCACCCCCGACTGGGACGCGTTGAGCAACACCGACGTGTGGATCGCCGCGTACGGGCAGATCTTCTTCTCGTTGTCGGTCGGCTTCGGCATCATGATCACCTATTCCGCGTACGTCGACCGGCGCGAGAACATGACCGGCTCCGGCCTCGTCGTCGGTTTCGCGAACTCCGGCTTCGAGCTGCTCGCCGGCATCGGTGTCTTCGCGGCCCTGGGGTTCATCGCCTCCTCGACGGGCGGCGATCCGGGTGAGGCCGCTCAAGGCGGGGGCATCGGGCTCGCGTTCATCGCGTTCCCGACGATCATCAACGAGGCGCCCGCGGGCGCGGTGCTGGGCGTGCTGTTCTTCGTCTCGCTCGTCATCGCCGGCATCACGTCGTTGATCTCGGTGATCGAGGTCGTCATCGCCTCCGTACGAGACAAGTTCGAGCTCCCTCGGATCGCGGCCGTGCTCGTGGTGGGCGTACCGGCCGCGATCGCGAGCGTGCTGTTGTTCAGCACGACGACGAGCCTGTACTCGCTCGACATCATCGACAACTTCATCAACCAGTTCGGCATCCTGCTGGTCGCGGTCGTGAGCATGCTGGCCTTGGCCTGGGCATTCCGCGTAGTGCCCGCGCTCGCCGCGCACCTCAACCGCAACGGCTCGCTGAAGCTCGGGTGGGTCTGGCGGGCGCTCGTCTCGGTGATCACGCCGGCCGCGCTGATCTGGGTTCTGGTCGACCAGTTCCGGAAGAACATCGAGACCACGTACGGCGAGGGTGCCTATCCCGACTGGATGGTCAACACGCTCGGCTGGGGAGTCGCCGGCGGCGTCATCGTCGTCGGCTTGCTGGCGGCGCTGATTCCGTGGCGACGGCAGACGTCGCTCGAGGTACCCGAGGAAGCACCCATCGACCAGCCCGAGGAGGACGTCCGATGA
- a CDS encoding CAP domain-containing protein → MRSRILPTIAGAALVASVAVAGPTAAAPTPTGSATASAAADSRTSQAREKRYERKVRVYTNKARKRHDRRPLHGAKCLDRFANRWARKMARRQELVHQDLGRILRRCKLSMAGENIAYGYPSGKAVVRGWMHSEGHRANILNRRYRLLGVGVARDDDGRAWASQVFGRR, encoded by the coding sequence ATGAGATCCCGCATCCTCCCCACCATCGCCGGTGCCGCGCTCGTCGCAAGCGTCGCGGTCGCCGGCCCGACCGCGGCCGCACCGACTCCGACCGGATCGGCCACCGCGTCGGCCGCTGCAGACTCGAGAACGAGCCAGGCACGCGAGAAGCGGTACGAGCGCAAGGTCCGCGTCTACACGAACAAGGCGCGCAAGCGGCACGATCGCAGGCCCCTCCACGGCGCGAAGTGCCTCGACCGCTTCGCCAACCGCTGGGCCCGCAAGATGGCGCGGCGCCAGGAGCTCGTTCACCAGGACCTCGGCCGGATCCTGCGCAGGTGCAAGCTGAGCATGGCCGGCGAGAACATCGCGTACGGCTACCCGAGCGGCAAGGCCGTCGTACGCGGGTGGATGCACTCCGAGGGCCACCGGGCGAACATCCTCAACCGCCGCTACCGGCTGCTCGGCGTCGGCGTTGCACGCGACGACGACGGCCGGGCCTGGGCGTCACAGGTCTTCGGCCGCCGCTGA
- a CDS encoding methionine/alanine import family NSS transporter small subunit, with protein MSGSAIAMMIVAMLIIWGGLVAALVALNLSDRRRRGA; from the coding sequence ATGAGCGGATCCGCGATCGCGATGATGATCGTCGCCATGCTGATCATCTGGGGCGGCCTGGTGGCCGCGCTGGTGGCCCTCAACCTGTCCGACCGCCGGCGGCGCGGCGCGTGA
- a CDS encoding DoxX family protein produces MSHAVLDRPHRHEPTDRRRPIDTVVMRASEWLNAHSITALRVSLGITFLAFGVLKFFPGVSPAEDLSIATIDKLTFGVISGSAALLLTAVTETVIGLTLTTGRFLRVGLIVLAGALVGIMSPLVLFPGDLLGDGPTLTAQYVFKDIVLAAGGLVVGAYALGGRLRRDS; encoded by the coding sequence ATGTCGCACGCAGTTCTCGACAGGCCCCATCGGCACGAACCGACCGATCGCCGTCGCCCCATCGACACCGTCGTCATGCGGGCCTCGGAGTGGCTCAACGCGCACAGCATCACCGCCCTGCGGGTCAGTCTCGGCATAACGTTCCTGGCCTTCGGCGTACTGAAGTTCTTTCCGGGTGTGAGCCCCGCAGAGGATCTCTCCATCGCAACGATCGACAAGCTGACGTTCGGAGTGATCTCGGGTTCGGCAGCGCTGCTGCTGACTGCCGTCACCGAGACCGTCATCGGACTCACGCTGACGACCGGTCGCTTCCTGCGGGTCGGCCTGATCGTGCTCGCCGGGGCGCTCGTCGGCATCATGTCGCCGCTTGTCCTGTTCCCGGGCGATCTCCTCGGGGACGGGCCGACGCTGACGGCCCAGTACGTCTTCAAGGACATCGTGCTCGCAGCCGGCGGGCTTGTCGTCGGAGCGTACGCGCTCGGTGGGCGCCTGCGCCGCGACTCATGA
- a CDS encoding lysylphosphatidylglycerol synthase domain-containing protein, which yields MAESADKPRWRRWLRWLVLLVLALVCARIIVGLVGSIDWGTVREALGHLALWQLPVLVLAVFFRQVFNAAPLAIFIPGLGLPRAVVNDQASILMCTIAPPPSDLVIRVTMFKSWGVEVSRALAGVVMNTVSFYITRWYAPVIGFVLVLYDRFDQTFGWAALVGGLSAAALLVVVRVIASGEQAARWVGSAAGRIVRRVRSAVDPDAWADAVSRFRGHVRSKLRTGLPRSLLALLVMMVCDAFVLVLAIRFVDVSGGALPTVEIVAAYMVTYPLTMFPVFGIGILDAAALAIMVGYAGVSYESYLIAALVVWRIVTIGTPLALGAIALLLWRRMRPVGEALSESG from the coding sequence ATGGCCGAGAGCGCGGACAAACCGCGATGGCGACGTTGGCTGCGCTGGTTGGTGTTGCTCGTACTCGCCCTCGTGTGCGCCCGGATCATCGTCGGGCTCGTCGGATCCATCGACTGGGGAACGGTACGCGAGGCGCTCGGTCACCTCGCGCTGTGGCAGTTGCCCGTGCTGGTGCTCGCCGTGTTCTTCCGGCAGGTCTTCAACGCGGCCCCGCTCGCGATCTTCATCCCGGGGCTCGGCCTGCCGCGAGCGGTGGTCAACGACCAGGCGTCCATCCTGATGTGCACGATCGCGCCACCGCCGTCGGACCTGGTGATCCGGGTGACGATGTTCAAGTCGTGGGGCGTCGAGGTGTCGCGTGCGCTCGCCGGCGTCGTGATGAACACCGTGTCGTTCTACATCACCCGTTGGTACGCGCCGGTGATCGGATTCGTGCTCGTGCTCTACGACCGGTTCGACCAGACCTTCGGCTGGGCGGCCCTGGTCGGCGGCCTCTCCGCCGCCGCACTGCTGGTCGTCGTACGCGTCATCGCGAGCGGAGAGCAGGCGGCGCGCTGGGTGGGCAGCGCCGCCGGCCGGATCGTGCGGCGGGTGCGTTCGGCCGTCGACCCGGATGCCTGGGCGGATGCGGTCTCTCGCTTCCGCGGCCACGTGCGGTCCAAGCTTCGTACCGGACTGCCCCGCAGCCTGCTCGCGCTCCTGGTGATGATGGTCTGCGACGCGTTCGTGCTGGTGCTTGCGATCCGTTTCGTCGACGTATCGGGCGGAGCGCTTCCAACGGTCGAGATCGTGGCGGCGTACATGGTGACGTATCCGCTGACGATGTTCCCGGTGTTCGGTATCGGCATCCTCGACGCCGCGGCGCTGGCGATCATGGTCGGCTATGCCGGAGTGTCGTACGAGTCGTACCTGATCGCCGCGCTGGTGGTCTGGCGCATCGTCACGATCGGTACGCCGCTTGCGCTCGGTGCGATCGCGCTGCTGCTCTGGCGCCGGATGCGCCCGGTCGGTGAGGCGCTGAGCGAAAGCGGCTGA
- a CDS encoding CG0192-related protein, whose translation MATIHRAQIRPTKIELLAGWLPDQPWYAAETDTELRAVGAYRFDDPAGEVGIESHLVRAGDGPVLHVPLTYRGAPLPGADAHLIDTMEHSVLGRRWVYDACGDPVYVTALAETILGRRTQAVEYLEVEGQGEPREPTAVVAGTGGDGDAPSDLSADALTATTAETVTVCRTPTVELRVQRVIDPAATPDGARLTGTWAGQSDPALLATARFS comes from the coding sequence GTGGCCACCATTCATCGTGCACAGATTCGTCCAACCAAGATCGAGCTCCTCGCCGGCTGGCTGCCGGACCAGCCCTGGTACGCCGCCGAGACCGATACCGAGCTCCGTGCCGTCGGCGCGTACCGGTTCGACGACCCCGCCGGCGAGGTGGGCATCGAGTCGCATCTCGTACGCGCGGGCGACGGGCCCGTGCTCCATGTGCCCCTGACCTATCGCGGTGCACCGCTCCCCGGCGCCGACGCCCATCTCATCGACACGATGGAGCACTCGGTGCTCGGCCGGCGTTGGGTGTACGACGCATGCGGTGACCCGGTGTACGTGACGGCGCTCGCCGAGACGATCCTCGGCCGGCGTACCCAGGCCGTCGAGTACCTCGAGGTCGAAGGTCAAGGCGAGCCGCGCGAACCCACCGCCGTGGTCGCCGGCACCGGCGGGGACGGCGACGCCCCGAGCGACCTCTCGGCCGACGCCCTGACGGCCACCACGGCAGAGACCGTGACGGTGTGCCGCACGCCGACGGTCGAGCTGCGAGTCCAGCGGGTGATCGATCCCGCGGCGACGCCCGACGGTGCCCGTCTCACCGGCACGTGGGCCGGCCAGTCCGATCCGGCCCTGCTGGCGACCGCCCGGTTCAGCTGA